The genomic interval GGTAAATGTTGTCTATGTCGACAACATCCGCTATAGTTCTTCTTGTGGTCGCTAAAGACAACATTGAGGATATCCCCATGTCAGAAGAATTTCTCCCCAACAGCGAAATCTACAGCGCCCCTCCTGGCAGCTCTGCCCCCACCCCGCCCAGCCGCGAACCTGTTCATATCACCGTCATTGGCTCTGCTACCGGCATCGATACGGTGGTCAAAATTCTCCATAGCCTTGGCTTTGCCGAAACTCGCGCTTGGAGCAAGCCCCAAATTGACCCCAACACTGGCAGACCCATGCGTGTGCTCACCAAATGGCTGCGGTATTAATCAAACCTTATGTGCAACGCAGACTGGCAACTCTATTCACGCATTGCCATGGCTCAGTGGTAAAAGAGCAAAAGCCCCCAAGGAAGCTTTCCTTGAGGGCTTTTTAGTGAATTTAATTAGCTACGAATTCTGGCTAGATCGACAGGCCCAGGCGTAAACCCAAAAAGGCGTGGACAAACATTACCGCCAGAGCAAAACTGCCCAGGTAGGCGTGGGCGGTGCGCAGAGAATCTTTGCCGCCGCCAAACTTGGTGATCGAGATGGCTCCGTTGAGGGCTAGTAGTGCGATCACCAGACTGCCCGTCCAAAAGTGGGGGCTTTGGAAGATGTCTTTTTCTTGCATCACCAGCGACAGCACCCCACCGGTATAACCCAAGCTAATAAAGGTAAACATCCACAGAGCCAGGCGCTTGTGGGTGTGGCGGTTTTCGGCTTTTTTCTCTGCGTCATCGTCGCCGATGCGGCCCTTCCAGCCCATATAGGCGGTAAAGCTACCCATCACAAAAATCACAATGCCCATCATCGCTGGGTGGCCCCAGTGCACAATCGGCTCGGGGGTGCCAAACCCAGCAAAAAAGTCGGCAATGGGCTGTAAGAACCCACGAATGCTAGAAACCATCACTATCTCCCAACAAAGTAAGCGCCATTCCTAAGGTGCCATATTTTCTCTATCGAAAGGCATAGGGCATGGGCATCCCGAAACCAAAAGTTATGTCATGGAATCATGGCAAGCATAGTTCTTGGAAATCTATTCAAGCCTAAAATTCAATTCCTGTCTATTAAAATAAGGTCATGGAACTAGATGGCCTTGACATCAAAACTCTATTCCTTCTCTGCCAGCGAGGGCGCATGACCTGGGCTGAGCTAGCGAGTCAGCTGGGGCTGTCGGCTCCAGCGGCGGCCGATCGCGTCAAACGCCTCGAAGAGCGCGGCATAATCACGGGCTACAGTGCCCAGCTCGACGCCGAAGCCCTGGGACTAAATTTGACTGCATTCATTGCCGTGACGCTCGACCAACCTCACCACCGCGAGGGCTTCTTAACCGCAGTGCAGGCTACAGCCGAAATTTTGGAATGCCACCACGTCACCGGTGACGACGACTACCTATTGAAGGTTCGCTGCTGTCACACTCGCGCCCTAGAGGCCTTGATTACTCAAGGACTGAAGGCGATCGCAGGCGTAGTCAAAACTCGCACCCTGATTGTGCTCTCCACAGTGAAAGAGACTCAGGTGCCATCACTGGATCATTTGCGAGATTCCTAAGGAGGGGTCATGGAAGGCTGGACATTGCTGAAGGGCATGGGGCTGGGGCTGGCGATCGCAGTTCCCGTCGGCCCCATTGGGTTGCTCTGCATTCGGCGATCGCTCACCCAGGGCCAGCTCATGGGTCTAGTCACGGGGCTGGGGGCCGCCACTGCCGATGGCATCTATGGCAGCATTGCCGGGTTTGGCCTCACTGCCGTAGCCGATCTGCTGGTTCGTCACACCCAGGCCATGCAGCTCATCGGGGGCGTGTTTCTCTGTTATTTAGGCTTCACCACGCTGCGAGCCGACCCCGCTACCGAGGCGGCAAAGGTCTCTAGTCGAGGGCTGTGGGGGGCCTACGCTTCTACCTTGGTGTTGACGTTGACGAACCCGGCCACTATTCTTTCTTTCATTGCGATTTTTGCTGGGCTGGGTCTAGTGGGCACTAGTCAATCGTG from Nodosilinea sp. FACHB-141 carries:
- a CDS encoding LysE/ArgO family amino acid transporter, which codes for MEGWTLLKGMGLGLAIAVPVGPIGLLCIRRSLTQGQLMGLVTGLGAATADGIYGSIAGFGLTAVADLLVRHTQAMQLIGGVFLCYLGFTTLRADPATEAAKVSSRGLWGAYASTLVLTLTNPATILSFIAIFAGLGLVGTSQSWGASLTLIFGVFLGSALWWLCLSWGVTLFSQKLTPSRLKWLNRLAGAAIFGFGVVAIALTFKG
- a CDS encoding DUF4079 domain-containing protein, with amino-acid sequence MVSSIRGFLQPIADFFAGFGTPEPIVHWGHPAMMGIVIFVMGSFTAYMGWKGRIGDDDAEKKAENRHTHKRLALWMFTFISLGYTGGVLSLVMQEKDIFQSPHFWTGSLVIALLALNGAISITKFGGGKDSLRTAHAYLGSFALAVMFVHAFLGLRLGLSI
- a CDS encoding Lrp/AsnC family transcriptional regulator; protein product: MELDGLDIKTLFLLCQRGRMTWAELASQLGLSAPAAADRVKRLEERGIITGYSAQLDAEALGLNLTAFIAVTLDQPHHREGFLTAVQATAEILECHHVTGDDDYLLKVRCCHTRALEALITQGLKAIAGVVKTRTLIVLSTVKETQVPSLDHLRDS